Genomic window (Arcobacter sp. F155):
TAACTGTATCATAAATAAAAAAGTGAAGTGCATCAGCTAAGTGCTCTCCTTTTGTAAGACCCATTGAATCATAAACCAAAAAGTCTACAAATTTTTCCCAATAGAAAAACATCTTATAAACCTAAAGCCTCTTTAACTTTTGGTAATAACACAGATTCTATCTCTTCATATGTATTAAGAAATGCATCAAAATCTTTTCCATCTGGATCTTCAAAACCAACATGAATAATTTTAGTTACCTTAGGAAACATTGGACAAGTCTCATTTGCATGGTCACAAACAGTTACTACTAAATCATACTCATTGTCTAAAACCTTATCAATAGTTTTTGAATGATACTCATCTTTCCAGATACCTTTTTGCTCTAATAGTTTTTGTGCATTTGGATTAACCCTTCCACTTGCTTTTACACCAGATGAATCTGAACTTACACCATCTAGCTTTGCATTTATAAGTGCTTCTGCAATAATACTTCTACAAGAATTTCCTGTACATAAAATTAATACTTTTTTCATCAAAACTCCTAATTAATAATTTACACTAATTGTTTTCATTAGGGCTTCACCATTGGTGCCCAAAACTAAAGTTTTGACCTAATGGTTGCAGAAGCATTCTAACAACTAGTGTAAATTATTTTGGAATAGAGTTTTATATATTTTGCTTAAACGATTCTGCAATGGAAGGGTAGAAATCTTTGATTTCTGGGTACCCACCATGAAGCCTTAGTGCAAACAAAATAATATAAAACTAATCAGTCTATACTAAAGTTAACAACACCACAAATAAAATAGGTGGAGTTACTATTAAACCAAATTTACTATATTGCCAAAAACCAATTTTCACACCCTTTTGAGATAAAACATGAAGCCATAGTAAAGTTGCTAAAGAACCAAACGGTGTCATCTTAGGACCTAAGTTACATCCAATAATATTTGCATATGCTAATGTTTCATTTGGAATATCAGTTAAAGCAATATCCATAATCATAACCGTTGGCATATTGTTCATAATAGCACTTAAAAATGCAGAGATAAATCCTGTTCCTAAAATTGCAATCACATCACCTCTTTGAACTAAATCTTGTAAAATAGATGCTAAATAATCAGTAAGACCTGCATTTTTTAAACCATAAACAACTATATATAAACCAATACTAAACCATACAACTTGCCAAGGTGCAGTTTTAATTGTAAGCCAAGCTCTGGCACTTTTTGTGTAACTTGCAATTGCTAAGAAAATCAACCCGCCACCTAAAGCAAATACAGAAACTGGTAAATCATAGTTATCGCCAACAAAATATCCAACTAAAAGTAAGGCTAGAAAAACCCAAGAAAATTTAAATAGAGTTTTATTCTTTAATACTTCATCTGGATTTTTTAGTAAACTTACATCTATTGTAGAAGGAATATCTTTTCGTAAAAACACCCATAAAAAAGAGATAGTAACTACTGTACTTACTACATAAGGAACAAACATTTTTGATAAATACTCTAAGAAACCTATATCAAAATAGTTAGCTGTAACTATATTTGTAAGGTTTGAAAATACAAAAGGTAAAGAAGCAGAATCACTAATAAAACCACCTGCAAGTAAAAAGGCTAAAATTGTTTTTGCATTTAGTTTTAGAATTCTCATTTTTGCTAATAAAATTGGTGTTAGAATTAATGCTGCCCCATCATTTGCAAAAAGTGCTGAAACAAAACTTCCAAGAAGTAAAGCATATACAAACATTAAATGCCCATTTCCACGTGAGAGTTTTGCCATTTTAATTGCACACCACTCAAAGAAACCAATCTCATCTAAAACCATTGAAAGAATGATAATTCCAATAAATGCTAAGGTTGCATCCCAAACAATATCACTTACAACTAACACATCCTCAAAACTAACAACCCCTGCTATTAGTGCAACTATTGCTCCTATAACAGCCGTTGTTCCTATTTGTAAACCCTTTGGTTGCCAAATAACAAATATTAAAGTAATCAAAAAAATTGAACTTGCTAATATCATAAATTTTCCTATTTTAAAATCAACACATCAAGATATCTTGATATGTTTTACTAAAAAAAAGAACTCCTAAGAGTCCTCTTCCATATCTAATACTTCTTGCTTAAGAGTATAAATAAAAGTATCCACTTCTAACTCATCATATCTCTCAACTGTTACAGGAGTTCTTTGAAACTCTTGTCCTTCAAACTCATCTAAATAGTCCCAGTTATCTATCAAATTTGATGAATAGAATAAATACCCGTGAATTGTATCATCACCTGCATCTAATCTTATTCCTGGATATCCCATTGAAGCTGACCAGCCAGCATCAATAAGTCTTCCTTTTACTGTTGCAGGTACAAACTTACCTACAATATTTTCCAAAACATGTCCATTTGGGCAGTTTGGCATAAGTGTTCCATAAACAAATAGTGTTTCTGTCATTATATATTACAAGCCTTTGTTAAAATTGGAAGCTCAATATCTAAAGTCATAATCTCTTTTATTGAAGCTTGTCTAAACTCATCAAGGGGTGTTCTAACTGAATAATAAGCCCATCGCCCTTCTCTATCTACTCTTAAAAATCCTGCTTCTTTTAGTATCTTTAAGTGTCTTGATAGTCTTGATTGAATCATATCAAAAGAGTTTTCTAAGTCGCATACGCAACATTTTCCATGGATATTTAAAAATTTTAGCAATTTTACTCTTGTCTCATCATTTAATGCAGATGCAGACTTTAAAAAAATATCCATAAAAATGTTCCTTTTAGTATTTTACTTCTTCGATTTTAAAACTATAGCAAAAAAAACTTAATATATCAATATATCTTGATATATTAGATTACATCTTTTTGAAACTCTTCAATACCTACAATTTTTCTTTCTAATCTACTTTTTAAATTATCTTTATAATCTTGTGCTAAAGAGTCTATTTTTAAAAGTTCTAATACTTCTTTTTCATATTTTATAGGATTTAGATAACACTTAGATATAAACTCTATTGAATACTTTGTATTAACTCTTTTTTCTAAATTGAAGCTATCTCCTTTTGAAATCTTGCCCTCTTTTATAGTTCGTAGCAAAAATCCTGTTTT
Coding sequences:
- a CDS encoding arsenate reductase ArsC encodes the protein MKKVLILCTGNSCRSIIAEALINAKLDGVSSDSSGVKASGRVNPNAQKLLEQKGIWKDEYHSKTIDKVLDNEYDLVVTVCDHANETCPMFPKVTKIIHVGFEDPDGKDFDAFLNTYEEIESVLLPKVKEALGL
- a CDS encoding arsenic transporter; this encodes MILASSIFLITLIFVIWQPKGLQIGTTAVIGAIVALIAGVVSFEDVLVVSDIVWDATLAFIGIIILSMVLDEIGFFEWCAIKMAKLSRGNGHLMFVYALLLGSFVSALFANDGAALILTPILLAKMRILKLNAKTILAFLLAGGFISDSASLPFVFSNLTNIVTANYFDIGFLEYLSKMFVPYVVSTVVTISFLWVFLRKDIPSTIDVSLLKNPDEVLKNKTLFKFSWVFLALLLVGYFVGDNYDLPVSVFALGGGLIFLAIASYTKSARAWLTIKTAPWQVVWFSIGLYIVVYGLKNAGLTDYLASILQDLVQRGDVIAILGTGFISAFLSAIMNNMPTVMIMDIALTDIPNETLAYANIIGCNLGPKMTPFGSLATLLWLHVLSQKGVKIGFWQYSKFGLIVTPPILFVVLLTLV
- a CDS encoding gamma-glutamylcyclotransferase, which codes for MTETLFVYGTLMPNCPNGHVLENIVGKFVPATVKGRLIDAGWSASMGYPGIRLDAGDDTIHGYLFYSSNLIDNWDYLDEFEGQEFQRTPVTVERYDELEVDTFIYTLKQEVLDMEEDS
- a CDS encoding metalloregulator ArsR/SmtB family transcription factor, producing the protein MDIFLKSASALNDETRVKLLKFLNIHGKCCVCDLENSFDMIQSRLSRHLKILKEAGFLRVDREGRWAYYSVRTPLDEFRQASIKEIMTLDIELPILTKACNI